The Bacteroidales bacterium region AACTGGTTGAAGTACTGAAGGCATTCTACCTTGCTGAAGATGAAGTGATTCACCAGGAAATAGCATTGTACAAAGTTCGTACTGAAAGCCTTACACAAAGCAACCGGTTTGAGGCTATCATGAGAGAACATAACGCCCGCATACTGGAACTGACGCCCAGGTACACCGTCATTGAAAAAACCGGTCATAAAGAAGATACGCAGAAACTTTTTCATGAACTGGATCAATTTGGAGTACTTCAGTTTACCCGAAGCGGCAGGATTGCAGTAACCCGTTCCAATTACGAATACCTGACCGCATATCTGAAAGAAATTGAAAAACTCAACGA contains the following coding sequences:
- the ilvN gene encoding acetolactate synthase small subunit; this translates as MIQEFTITAFSENQIGLLNRITNLFTRRHLNIESLTVGESAIKGVHKFTIVVRTTREQVEKITKQIEKLVEVLKAFYLAEDEVIHQEIALYKVRTESLTQSNRFEAIMREHNARILELTPRYTVIEKTGHKEDTQKLFHELDQFGVLQFTRSGRIAVTRSNYEYLTAYLKEIEKLNEQNS